One Neisseria sicca genomic region harbors:
- the aroD gene encoding type I 3-dehydroquinate dehydratase has protein sequence MKTLTIRHLTLGSGQPKIAVPLVARDEAALSAALKNLEHACFDIIEFRADYFDQAGNPEYLIAQAEAVRRAFPETPLLFTFRRAEEGGEYPCSKAYYFELLDKAAASGIIDIIDIELSAGEGEVRQAVAAAKAHETAVLMSNHDFHQTPAKSDITGRLKKMEEAGADICKIAVMPQSPADVLTLLDATWEARQTANRPIVTISMGKLGLVSRIAGSTFGSAITFGTAGAASAPGQLDSANLKNILDVLENGNTAG, from the coding sequence ATGAAAACCCTGACCATCCGCCATCTCACGCTCGGCAGCGGACAGCCGAAAATCGCCGTTCCCTTGGTTGCCCGAGACGAAGCAGCCTTATCTGCCGCCCTGAAAAACCTCGAACACGCCTGTTTCGATATTATCGAATTCAGAGCCGACTATTTCGACCAAGCGGGCAATCCCGAATACCTGATCGCCCAAGCCGAAGCCGTACGCCGCGCCTTTCCCGAAACCCCGCTGCTGTTCACCTTCAGACGCGCGGAGGAAGGCGGCGAATACCCTTGCAGCAAAGCGTATTATTTCGAATTGCTCGATAAAGCCGCCGCTTCAGGCATCATCGACATCATCGACATCGAACTTTCCGCCGGCGAAGGCGAAGTCCGCCAAGCGGTTGCCGCCGCCAAAGCGCACGAAACCGCCGTCCTGATGAGCAACCACGATTTCCATCAAACGCCCGCCAAATCGGACATCACAGGTCGTCTGAAAAAAATGGAAGAGGCAGGCGCGGACATCTGCAAAATCGCTGTGATGCCCCAAAGCCCCGCCGATGTCCTGACGCTTTTGGACGCCACTTGGGAAGCCCGTCAAACCGCAAACCGCCCGATCGTTACCATCTCCATGGGCAAGCTCGGACTCGTCAGCCGCATCGCAGGCTCGACCTTCGGCTCCGCCATCACATTCGGCACGGCAGGAGCCGCCTCCGCCCCCGGCCAGCTCGATTCCGCCAACCTCAAAAACATCTTGGATGTTTTGGAAAACGGCAACACCGCCGGATAA
- a CDS encoding TIGR02117 family protein produces the protein MKKIFKILLKAVLAFIIAAILYFAAAYILGKIPQDGTASDGDVTLYLHSNGVHADIIMPLSDDLFDWTSIINPADSTAGQGDAPIRHVGIGWGERNFYLKTPQWSDLTASTAVQALSGVNSTLIHAIYYREPPREGENTVKFTVSREQYRRLSANLMRHFKLKAGKAIPVAGAHYSADDAFYEAEGRYHLFNTCNSWLNRRLTESGINGVVWTPFPDPLLDSHRTNTAEKP, from the coding sequence ATGAAAAAAATATTCAAAATCCTCCTGAAAGCCGTGTTGGCATTTATCATCGCCGCCATCCTTTACTTTGCCGCCGCTTACATACTCGGTAAAATTCCACAAGACGGCACCGCCTCCGACGGCGACGTCACACTTTATTTACATAGCAACGGCGTACACGCCGACATCATCATGCCGCTTTCAGACGACCTTTTCGACTGGACCAGCATCATCAATCCTGCCGACAGTACCGCAGGGCAAGGCGATGCGCCCATCCGCCACGTCGGCATAGGCTGGGGCGAGCGCAATTTCTATTTGAAAACGCCGCAGTGGTCGGATTTGACCGCCTCTACGGCAGTACAGGCGTTAAGCGGAGTCAACAGCACGCTGATTCACGCCATCTACTACCGCGAGCCGCCGCGCGAAGGCGAAAATACCGTCAAATTCACCGTCAGCCGCGAACAATACCGCCGCCTGAGTGCCAACCTGATGCGTCATTTCAAATTGAAAGCAGGCAAAGCCATCCCCGTCGCCGGCGCGCATTACAGCGCTGACGACGCATTCTACGAGGCAGAAGGACGCTACCATCTTTTCAATACGTGCAACAGCTGGCTCAACCGCCGCCTGACCGAAAGCGGCATCAACGGCGTCGTTTGGACACCGTTCCCCGATCCGCTGCTCGACAGCCACCGCACCAATACAGCAGAAAAACCATGA
- a CDS encoding SLC13 family permease, with protein MDLHAKDKTQHPENVELLSAQKPITDFKGLLTTIISAVVCFGIYSILPYSTDANKGIALLIFVAALWFTEAVHITVTALMVPILAVVLGFPDMDIKKAMAGFADPTIYIFFGGFALATALHMQRLDRKIAVNLLRLSRGNMKVAVLMLFAVTAFLSMWISNTATAAMMLPLAMGMMSHLDQEKERKTYVFVLLGIAYCASIGGLGTVVGSPPNMIAAKALNLDFVGWMKLGLPMMLLILPLMLFSMYVILKPNLNERVEVKAESIPWTLHRVIALLIFLAAAVAWVFSSKIKEAFGISNPDTVIALIAAVAVVVFGVAQWKEVARNTDWGVLMLFGGGISLSALLQSSGASEALGQQVATTFTAAHPLLVIFVVAAFIIFLTEFTSNTASAALLVPIFASIATQMGLPEQVLVFVIGIGASCAFMLPVATPPNAIVFGTGLIKQREMMNVGLLLNVLCIVLVALWAYFILM; from the coding sequence ATGGACTTACATGCAAAGGACAAAACCCAGCATCCTGAGAATGTCGAGCTGCTCAGTGCGCAAAAGCCGATTACCGACTTTAAGGGCCTGCTGACCACCATCATTTCCGCCGTCGTCTGTTTCGGCATTTACAGCATCCTGCCTTACAGCACCGATGCCAACAAAGGCATTGCGCTGTTGATTTTCGTTGCCGCGCTTTGGTTTACCGAAGCCGTCCACATCACGGTAACCGCATTGATGGTGCCGATTCTCGCCGTCGTACTCGGCTTCCCCGATATGGACATCAAAAAAGCGATGGCGGGCTTTGCCGATCCGACGATTTACATCTTCTTCGGCGGCTTCGCGCTTGCCACCGCCCTGCACATGCAGCGTCTCGACCGCAAAATCGCCGTCAACCTCTTGCGCCTGTCGCGCGGCAATATGAAAGTCGCCGTATTGATGCTGTTTGCCGTTACCGCCTTCCTGTCCATGTGGATCAGCAATACCGCGACCGCCGCCATGATGCTGCCTTTGGCTATGGGTATGATGAGCCACCTCGACCAAGAAAAAGAACGTAAAACCTACGTCTTCGTCCTGCTCGGCATTGCCTACTGCGCCAGTATCGGCGGTTTGGGTACCGTGGTCGGTTCGCCGCCGAACATGATCGCCGCCAAAGCCCTGAATCTGGACTTCGTCGGCTGGATGAAGCTCGGCCTGCCGATGATGCTGTTGATTCTGCCCTTGATGCTGTTTTCCATGTACGTCATCCTCAAACCTAATCTGAACGAACGCGTCGAAGTCAAAGCCGAATCTATCCCTTGGACGCTGCACCGTGTAATCGCGCTGTTGATTTTCTTGGCTGCTGCCGTTGCTTGGGTATTCAGCTCCAAAATCAAAGAAGCGTTCGGCATTTCCAACCCTGACACCGTCATTGCCCTGATTGCCGCCGTCGCCGTCGTCGTATTCGGCGTGGCGCAATGGAAAGAAGTCGCCCGCAACACCGACTGGGGCGTGTTGATGCTCTTTGGCGGCGGCATCAGTTTGAGCGCGCTGCTGCAATCCTCCGGCGCATCCGAAGCATTGGGTCAGCAGGTGGCCACCACTTTCACCGCCGCGCATCCGCTACTGGTGATTTTCGTGGTCGCCGCCTTCATCATCTTCCTGACCGAGTTCACCAGTAACACCGCCTCCGCCGCGCTGCTCGTCCCCATTTTCGCCAGCATCGCCACGCAAATGGGGCTGCCCGAACAAGTCTTGGTATTCGTCATCGGCATCGGCGCATCTTGCGCGTTCATGCTGCCGGTGGCCACGCCGCCCAATGCGATTGTGTTCGGTACAGGCTTGATTAAGCAACGCGAAATGATGAACGTCGGCTTGCTGCTGAACGTCCTCTGTATCGTATTGGTTGCGCTGTGGGCTTATTTCATCCTGATGTAA
- a CDS encoding peptidylprolyl isomerase gives MIILHTNKGDIKIELDFDKAPVTAKNFEQYVKDGFYDGVIFHRVIKGFMIQGGGMDENMNEKETREPIQNEASNGLPNEKYTIAMARTSDPHSASAQFFINTADNAFLNFRSKELYGKTVVQDWGYAVFGKVVDGFDVVDAIEGVATKRHGYHDDVPTEPVVITKAEVV, from the coding sequence ATGATTATCCTGCATACCAACAAAGGCGACATCAAAATCGAACTCGACTTCGACAAAGCCCCCGTTACCGCCAAAAACTTCGAGCAATACGTCAAAGACGGCTTCTACGACGGCGTAATCTTCCACCGCGTCATCAAAGGCTTCATGATTCAAGGCGGCGGCATGGACGAGAACATGAACGAAAAAGAAACACGCGAGCCGATTCAAAACGAAGCGTCCAACGGCCTGCCCAACGAGAAATACACTATCGCCATGGCGCGCACCTCCGACCCGCATTCCGCCAGCGCGCAATTCTTCATCAACACCGCCGACAACGCCTTCCTGAACTTCCGTTCTAAAGAACTGTACGGCAAAACCGTCGTCCAAGACTGGGGCTACGCCGTATTCGGCAAAGTCGTCGATGGTTTTGATGTAGTCGATGCCATCGAAGGCGTCGCCACCAAACGCCACGGCTACCACGACGACGTACCGACCGAACCTGTCGTCATCACCAAAGCCGAAGTGGTATAA
- a CDS encoding NF038104 family lipoprotein yields the protein MNIKVLLLPVFLSLALSGCIVTSAVNLAATTVMTAGKIAVKGTGALINAAIPDKDKKKDKEKKSREQQADDYLEEPREE from the coding sequence ATGAACATAAAAGTCCTTCTTCTTCCCGTGTTCCTCAGTTTGGCACTCAGCGGCTGTATCGTCACCAGCGCCGTCAATCTGGCCGCCACCACTGTCATGACCGCAGGTAAAATCGCTGTCAAAGGCACAGGCGCGTTAATCAATGCCGCGATTCCCGACAAGGACAAAAAGAAGGACAAAGAAAAGAAATCCCGCGAACAACAGGCGGATGATTATTTAGAAGAACCGCGTGAAGAATAA
- a CDS encoding ferredoxin--NADP reductase: MAASPEAKFTEEKVLWIKHHTPKLMTFAISRPESYRFSAGQFSRLGFRDGEGFIWRAYSVVSAEYADTLEYFAVLIEGGPMSARFAAMKEGDTILLDKTATGFLLPERFPDGKDLVMLCTGSGIAPFLSIIEQPEIWQRFDRLILAHSVSFADELIFRRRVEALKDHPLIGEYFHKFRFVPITTREETEGALSGKRIPELLKDGSLETYAGFKFTKADTRFMVCGNPAMVKDTFQALMDLGFAMHRNRIPGEIMMENGF; the protein is encoded by the coding sequence ATGGCAGCCTCGCCCGAAGCCAAGTTTACCGAAGAAAAAGTCTTGTGGATTAAACACCATACGCCCAAACTGATGACTTTTGCCATCAGCCGCCCCGAATCCTACCGCTTCTCGGCGGGGCAGTTTTCGCGGCTCGGTTTTCGCGACGGCGAAGGCTTTATCTGGCGCGCGTATTCCGTCGTGTCCGCCGAATACGCCGACACGCTTGAATATTTTGCCGTTTTGATCGAAGGCGGCCCCATGTCCGCGCGGTTCGCCGCCATGAAAGAGGGCGACACCATACTGCTCGACAAAACCGCTACGGGCTTCCTCCTGCCCGAACGCTTCCCCGACGGCAAGGACTTGGTCATGCTCTGCACCGGTTCGGGCATCGCACCTTTCCTCTCCATCATCGAGCAACCCGAAATCTGGCAGCGTTTCGACCGCTTGATTTTGGCGCACTCAGTTTCTTTCGCCGATGAACTGATTTTCAGACGACGTGTTGAAGCGTTGAAAGACCATCCGCTGATTGGCGAGTATTTCCACAAATTCCGCTTCGTCCCCATTACCACGCGCGAGGAAACCGAAGGCGCGTTGAGCGGCAAGCGCATTCCCGAGCTGCTGAAAGACGGCAGCCTCGAAACATACGCGGGATTCAAGTTCACCAAAGCAGACACGCGCTTTATGGTCTGCGGCAACCCCGCCATGGTCAAAGACACGTTCCAAGCCCTGATGGACTTGGGCTTTGCTATGCACCGCAACCGCATCCCGGGCGAAATCATGATGGAAAACGGGTTTTAA
- a CDS encoding META domain-containing protein, which yields MKTLIPTLMTAIILTACTSPAEKPQPSQPVTSSEKPSEPRQASTPALAAKWFVVSFDKFTEKDLAGRTAFLDLSKMPKAHGKMGCNHLTLQAQEAGAGKIDFGPIATTMMLCEDMKLEEAFLNMKSVWNYRFDGNDLILEQNGKTMRLHRQP from the coding sequence ATGAAAACCCTGATCCCCACCCTTATGACCGCAATCATTCTGACCGCCTGTACTTCGCCTGCTGAAAAACCGCAGCCGTCCCAACCTGTCACGTCGTCTGAAAAACCATCCGAACCGCGTCAAGCGTCAACGCCGGCTTTGGCGGCGAAATGGTTTGTGGTTTCTTTCGACAAATTCACCGAAAAAGATTTGGCGGGCAGAACCGCTTTTTTGGATTTGAGCAAAATGCCCAAGGCGCATGGCAAGATGGGTTGCAATCATTTGACGCTTCAAGCGCAGGAAGCCGGAGCGGGCAAAATTGATTTTGGTCCGATTGCCACGACGATGATGCTGTGTGAAGACATGAAGCTGGAAGAGGCTTTCTTGAACATGAAAAGCGTGTGGAACTATCGTTTCGACGGCAATGATTTGATTTTGGAGCAAAACGGCAAAACCATGCGCCTGCACCGTCAGCCGTAA
- a CDS encoding trans-sulfuration enzyme family protein: protein MKFATKAIHSSYDCDEHNRALMPPIYQNSMFALHEIGEQVPYRYSRLSNPTRQVLEDTVADLERGAAGFAFSSGMAGIDAVWRTFLRPGDTIVAVADIYGGAYDLLVDVYKEWGVNVVFADLGNPDRLDELLAAHNVKLVWLETPSNPLLRLVDIKALAAKAHAVGALVGIDNTFATPYLQQPLEMGCDIVFHSATKYLCGHSDVLMGIVAVKTKELAKPLHDMMVHTGAIAGPMDCWLVLRGIKTLALRMEAHCKNALDIARRLEAHPAVEKVFYPGLPSHEHYELAKTQMPKGIGGVVTVYLKNDTREAANSVIKNMKLVKMASSLGGVESLVNHCYSQSHSGVPHDVKMEMGIKVGLLRFSIGIEDADDIWNDISKALDSTL from the coding sequence ATGAAATTCGCCACCAAAGCCATCCATTCCAGCTACGATTGCGACGAACACAACCGCGCGCTGATGCCGCCGATTTATCAGAACAGTATGTTCGCGCTGCACGAAATCGGCGAGCAGGTTCCCTACCGCTATTCGCGCCTGAGCAATCCGACCCGTCAGGTTTTGGAAGATACGGTTGCCGATTTGGAACGCGGGGCGGCGGGTTTTGCCTTTTCCAGCGGTATGGCGGGCATTGATGCCGTGTGGCGTACCTTCCTGCGTCCGGGCGATACCATCGTTGCTGTCGCCGATATTTACGGCGGCGCGTATGACTTGCTGGTTGACGTCTATAAAGAGTGGGGCGTAAACGTCGTCTTTGCCGATTTGGGCAACCCCGACCGCTTGGACGAACTGCTTGCCGCGCACAATGTGAAACTGGTTTGGCTGGAAACCCCGTCCAATCCGCTTTTGCGGCTGGTAGACATCAAAGCGCTTGCCGCCAAAGCCCATGCCGTTGGCGCATTAGTAGGCATCGACAACACCTTCGCCACGCCGTATCTGCAACAGCCGCTGGAAATGGGCTGCGACATCGTGTTCCACTCCGCCACCAAATACCTTTGCGGCCACTCCGACGTATTGATGGGCATCGTTGCGGTTAAAACCAAAGAACTGGCGAAACCGCTGCACGACATGATGGTGCATACCGGCGCGATTGCCGGCCCGATGGACTGCTGGCTGGTGTTGCGCGGCATCAAAACGCTCGCCTTGCGTATGGAAGCGCACTGCAAAAACGCGCTCGACATCGCCCGCCGCCTCGAAGCCCATCCCGCCGTAGAAAAAGTGTTCTATCCAGGACTGCCGTCGCACGAACATTACGAACTGGCGAAAACCCAAATGCCCAAAGGCATAGGCGGCGTGGTAACGGTTTATTTGAAAAACGACACGCGCGAAGCGGCAAACAGCGTGATTAAAAACATGAAACTGGTCAAAATGGCGTCCAGCCTCGGCGGTGTCGAAAGTCTGGTCAACCATTGCTATTCCCAGTCCCACAGCGGCGTGCCGCATGATGTGAAAATGGAAATGGGCATCAAAGTCGGCCTGCTGCGCTTCTCCATCGGCATCGAAGACGCGGACGATATTTGGAACGATATTTCCAAGGCTTTGGATTCGACGCTGTAA
- the folE2 gene encoding GTP cyclohydrolase FolE2 — MNAIADVQSSRDLRNLPINQVGIKDLRFPITLNTAEGSQSTVARLTMTVFLPADQKGTHMSRFVALMEQQTEALDFDRLHKLTAEMVALLNSHSGKISVSFPFFRKKSAPVSGIQSLLDYDVTLTGEIKNGAYSHNLKVMVPVTSLCPCSKEISQYGAHNQRSHVTVSLTANAEVGIEEIIDCVEAQASCQLYGLLKRPDEKYVTEKAYENPKFVEDMVRDVATALIADGRIESFIVESENFESIHNHSAYAYIAYP, encoded by the coding sequence ATGAACGCCATTGCAGACGTGCAATCCAGCCGAGATTTACGCAATCTGCCGATTAACCAGGTCGGTATCAAAGACCTGCGCTTTCCGATTACTTTGAATACCGCCGAAGGCAGCCAATCCACCGTCGCCCGCCTGACCATGACGGTTTTCCTGCCCGCCGACCAAAAAGGCACGCATATGTCGCGCTTCGTGGCGTTGATGGAGCAACAAACCGAGGCTTTGGATTTCGACAGGCTGCACAAACTGACCGCCGAAATGGTCGCGCTTTTAAACTCTCATTCCGGCAAAATCAGCGTTTCCTTCCCCTTCTTCCGCAAAAAATCCGCACCTGTTTCCGGCATCCAATCCCTGCTGGACTACGACGTTACCCTGACGGGCGAAATTAAAAACGGCGCATACAGCCATAATTTGAAAGTCATGGTGCCCGTAACCTCGTTGTGCCCGTGTTCCAAAGAAATTTCCCAATACGGCGCGCACAACCAACGCTCGCACGTTACCGTCAGCCTGACCGCCAACGCCGAAGTCGGTATCGAGGAAATCATCGACTGCGTCGAAGCACAGGCAAGCTGCCAGCTTTACGGACTGCTCAAACGCCCCGATGAAAAATACGTGACCGAAAAAGCCTATGAAAACCCGAAATTCGTAGAAGACATGGTGCGCGACGTAGCCACCGCGCTGATTGCCGACGGACGCATCGAAAGCTTCATCGTCGAAAGCGAAAACTTCGAATCGATACACAACCACTCGGCTTACGCTTATATTGCTTATCCTTAA
- the dsbD gene encoding protein-disulfide reductase DsbD, whose protein sequence is MKKLLYFFTAFFALCSSAFAVNADDLLPPEKAFVPQVNVTDKGINVEFKIADGYYMYQSKIVAATAPEGVLGEPVFSKGEAKEDEFFGKQTVFHRAAQVNWPYKKAAPTYKLTLTYQGCAEAGVCYPPVDTSFEINGNGLYQPQSDEPISAKDRFLQPDSAKPSPAAAPKASQNDDSSRFKLSWDTLNANLLAFFTAGVFLSFTACMYPLLPIVSSIIVGDKTAGKGRAFALSVAYVQGLALTYTLVGVIAGLTGALLTVWLQQAWVVLAAAGLMVVLALSMFGLFNIQLPNAVQSYFQNQSSKLSGGKIFSVFVMGILSALIVGPCVAPPLGFALGYIGQTGDAVLGGLALYVLALGTGVPLILIGTFGGHVLPKAGDWMNGIKYAFGFILLAVAVYLATPHLPYYLVVALYTLLMIVPAVMLLVKSGKQKGRLKTAASVLGFLLIIGGAWFGWQSANKQTTALHHFLTLSPPSEAGTTTDHGKMFTDVAELKAAMDAALKANPDKPVVLDFYADWCISCKEMANYTLNQPQVHEAVDMERFFQIDVTANTPEHQALYKEYGIYGPPGIFAIHADGRRSDPLLGFAKPDEFINWYKQNEK, encoded by the coding sequence ATGAAAAAACTCCTTTACTTCTTTACCGCCTTTTTTGCCCTGTGTTCCAGCGCGTTCGCTGTGAACGCCGACGATTTGCTGCCGCCTGAAAAAGCGTTCGTGCCGCAAGTGAACGTTACCGACAAAGGCATCAACGTCGAATTCAAAATCGCCGACGGCTACTATATGTACCAATCGAAAATCGTCGCCGCCACCGCGCCTGAAGGCGTATTGGGCGAACCCGTTTTCAGCAAAGGCGAAGCCAAAGAAGATGAGTTTTTCGGCAAACAAACCGTGTTCCACCGCGCCGCGCAGGTCAACTGGCCTTACAAAAAAGCCGCGCCGACCTACAAGCTGACGCTGACTTATCAAGGTTGTGCCGAAGCCGGCGTATGTTACCCGCCCGTGGACACGTCTTTTGAGATTAATGGCAACGGCCTGTACCAGCCGCAAAGCGACGAACCCATATCCGCCAAAGACCGCTTCCTGCAACCCGATTCCGCCAAACCATCCCCCGCCGCCGCGCCTAAAGCCTCGCAAAACGACGACAGCAGCCGCTTCAAATTATCGTGGGACACATTAAACGCCAACCTGTTGGCGTTTTTTACCGCAGGGGTATTCCTGAGCTTTACCGCCTGTATGTATCCGCTTTTACCGATTGTTTCCAGCATCATCGTCGGCGATAAAACCGCCGGCAAAGGCCGCGCCTTCGCGCTGTCCGTAGCGTATGTGCAAGGTTTGGCACTGACCTACACGCTGGTCGGCGTCATCGCAGGCTTGACGGGCGCGCTTCTGACCGTATGGCTGCAACAGGCATGGGTCGTCCTTGCCGCCGCAGGCCTGATGGTCGTCCTCGCGCTCTCCATGTTCGGACTCTTCAACATCCAACTGCCCAACGCCGTCCAATCCTACTTCCAAAACCAAAGCAGCAAACTCTCCGGCGGCAAAATCTTCTCCGTCTTCGTCATGGGCATACTCTCCGCGCTGATCGTCGGCCCCTGCGTTGCCCCGCCGCTCGGATTCGCCCTAGGCTATATCGGACAAACCGGTGATGCCGTTTTGGGCGGACTGGCGTTGTATGTCTTGGCACTCGGCACCGGCGTCCCGCTGATCCTCATCGGCACATTCGGTGGCCACGTCCTGCCCAAAGCAGGCGACTGGATGAACGGCATCAAATACGCCTTCGGCTTCATCCTGCTTGCCGTAGCCGTCTATCTCGCCACGCCGCACCTGCCCTACTACCTCGTTGTCGCGCTTTACACCCTGCTCATGATCGTCCCTGCCGTCATGTTGCTGGTTAAATCCGGCAAACAAAAAGGTCGTCTGAAAACCGCAGCCTCCGTTTTGGGCTTCCTGCTCATCATCGGCGGCGCATGGTTCGGCTGGCAAAGCGCAAACAAACAAACCACCGCCCTGCACCACTTCCTGACACTCTCTCCCCCGTCCGAAGCAGGCACAACCACCGACCACGGCAAAATGTTCACCGACGTCGCCGAACTCAAAGCCGCCATGGACGCCGCATTGAAAGCCAACCCCGACAAACCCGTCGTTTTGGATTTCTATGCCGACTGGTGTATTTCCTGCAAAGAAATGGCAAACTACACGCTCAACCAGCCGCAAGTGCATGAAGCCGTCGATATGGAACGCTTCTTCCAAATCGACGTAACCGCCAACACGCCCGAACACCAGGCACTCTACAAAGAATACGGAATCTACGGCCCGCCGGGCATTTTCGCCATCCACGCTGACGGCCGCCGCAGCGACCCCTTGCTCGGCTTCGCCAAACCGGACGAATTCATCAACTGGTACAAACAAAACGAAAAATAA
- the pflA gene encoding pyruvate formate lyase 1-activating protein has protein sequence MQTSIAINPETPAPAKDLGHRHYNGKGIVHSVESCGAVDGPGLRYVLFLQGCLMRCLYCHNRDTWDLHTEQAQEMTVPEVMKQVMSYRHYLRATGGGVTATGGEPLLQYEFVRDWFTACQEHDIHTCLDSNGYALHYDSILDDLLDHTNLVMLDLKQIDPEIHKVLVGIPNTKTLKFAHYLAERKQPARVRYVVVPGYTDDDRSAHLLGEFIADMDNVEMVELLPYHELGAHKWALCGDTYKLTGVHPPPKETILKIKSILESYGKNIIY, from the coding sequence ATGCAGACATCTATCGCCATCAACCCCGAAACGCCCGCCCCCGCCAAAGACCTCGGACACCGCCATTACAACGGCAAAGGCATCGTCCATTCCGTAGAATCCTGCGGCGCGGTGGACGGTCCCGGGTTGCGCTACGTCCTCTTTCTGCAAGGCTGCCTCATGCGCTGCCTCTACTGCCACAACCGCGACACATGGGACTTGCACACCGAACAAGCCCAAGAAATGACCGTGCCCGAAGTCATGAAGCAAGTCATGTCCTACCGACACTACCTGCGCGCCACAGGTGGCGGCGTTACCGCCACAGGCGGCGAACCGCTCCTGCAATACGAATTCGTACGCGACTGGTTCACCGCTTGCCAAGAACACGACATCCACACCTGCCTCGACAGCAACGGTTACGCCCTGCATTACGATTCCATCCTTGACGACCTGCTCGACCACACCAACCTCGTCATGCTCGATTTAAAACAAATCGACCCCGAAATCCACAAAGTCCTCGTCGGCATCCCCAACACCAAAACCCTCAAATTCGCCCACTACCTCGCCGAACGCAAACAGCCCGCCCGCGTCCGCTACGTCGTCGTGCCGGGCTATACCGACGACGACCGTTCCGCCCACCTGCTCGGCGAATTCATCGCAGACATGGACAACGTCGAAATGGTCGAACTCCTTCCTTATCACGAACTGGGCGCGCACAAATGGGCATTGTGCGGCGACACCTACAAACTCACCGGCGTACATCCGCCCCCCAAAGAAACCATCCTCAAAATCAAATCGATTTTGGAAAGCTACGGCAAAAACATTATTTATTGA